The region GTAGTTATCATTGGAGGTTCTGCAGGAAGTTTACAGGCATTATTAAATATTCTGCCTTTTGTAGAAAATCCTGTTTCCTTTGCCATTGTAATTGTGGTGCACAGAAAAAATTCAGACGAACAAACCCTGGAAGATTTAATTGCCTTAAGATCAAAAGTAAATGTAAAAGAAGTTGAAGATAAAGTGAAGTTGAAAACCGGATTCATCTATATTGCGCCTTCCAATTATCATTTATTATTTGAAAAAGACGAAACCCTTTCGTTGGATACTTCAGAAAAAATAAATTACAGCAGACCAAGCATCGATGTTTCTTTTGAATCGGCTGCCGAAATTTACGGCTCAGAATTAATTGGGATTTTATTGTCCGGATCTAATTCTGACGGAACCGTTGGAATAAAAGCCATTAAGCAAGCAGGAGGAACGACTGTGGTTCAAAATCCGCTTTCAGCAGAAATGTCTTTCATGCCGAATAATGCTATTTTGCACACCTCACCGGATTTTATTTTAAAGACAGAAGAAATTTTGGAGTTTATAAAAGAAATAAATCAGGAAACTGCTTAGAGAAGTTTATTTTTTAAACACATAGAAACATAGATTTCCTTTGTCTATAAAGGCGTTTCACTTGCATTAATACACATAGAGCTATGTGTTAGAAACTGGTTTCTTTCTTATTTTCTTTCGTAAAAACAAAAAAAACTATGTTTCTATGTGCTTATAAGTAGATCGAAAGTATATAGAACAAACTATTTTATTTTTCATCTTCAGGCAAAATAACCTTATTCATTTCTGCATCTTTTTCTGCTCTTCTTTGTGCGGCTTTTCCTTTTCCAATAGGAATTCCGGCAGTTAAGTACAAAGATCGGTTGTAGACATTTGGCCCATCTCCTTTCATCACAGGAACTAAACCATAATAATATTGAATAGTAATATTTAATCCGTTTCCGACATTCATATGATAACCTGTTCCCAGAGCAATTCCGGCATCAATGACACGGATTTCGTCTCTTATTTTTTTCTTATAAGTAACATCATTTTTATTGATTTCATTTGTAAACTCATCAAAAGCAGAGGCCAGAAGTCCTAATTGCGGTCCTGTTTTTACATAAATTCTGTTTTTAAATTGGTATTTAATTAAAATTGGAACATTAAAATACCGGATTTCCCTATTTACGGTTCCGCCTTCAAAAGTATTATCAAGATTTTCATCGTCTAAAGAATAAACCGGAATATGTCGCGCACCCATTGGCGATTTCACTATTACACCAGTATTAATCATCCATGCTGGATTTTTTTTGGAACGAATATCAAAATAAAAACCAAGATTGAATCCCGGATTCATTCCAGAGCTTTCCAAATTAGAAATATCCGAAAGATTGATGCCGCCTTCCAGACCAAATTCGAGAAAAGGAGAATTCAGTTTATCTCCAAAAATCAAGGATATCAAAACCTGAGATTTTGCCTGATTCATAAAGAATAAAGCGAGAAATATAAATAAACCTTTTTTCATAAAATCGGTTTTTATAGTCCAAAACGATATTGAAGACCTCCTAAAAACTGCGTACGACTTCCTAAGAAACCGGCTTCAAATCTAAACATGATATGTTTATTGTATTGATACTGTGTTCCCATGATAAAGTTCCACATATCTTTTGGCGCTTTTTGAAGTGAATATTGCACTGATGAAGATCCTGCAGTACTTAAAGCACCATCTAAATGAGCCAAAAAAGTGCTTGCTCGGTCTAAGGCACGATCTGCAGTTTCGTGTTTTGCTTTATTTACAGGATTTGCCTGTTGTGCAGGAGTCAAACCGTTCCACCAATTGTCAACTTTGGTTTGATTTTCATCTACTTTTGCGAGTCCGTCATCTACTTTTTGCTGTGCATTGCTGAGGTCAAAAATATCAGACAAAGGAATATTTCCGTTAGTATCACCTGAAATATGCACTCTGAATGCGCCAACCCAAACCGCAATGTTTTGTTCCGGTTTATGAAACTTAAAAGTTTTACCTAATCTTGGGCCAAAAACATACGAAAAAGCAGGTTTGTCCAGCGAACTAATATCGGTCCAGGCCATATTCATATCCAGTGCCAGCCAGCCACCGCCAATTCCGATGGTTGGTGTCATACCCAAACCAAAAGTGGTGGCATTAAAATTGGCTTTAGTACTAAAAGAAGCCACTTGCGACCAATTGTTATCGG is a window of Flavobacterium crocinum DNA encoding:
- a CDS encoding chemotaxis protein CheB, with the protein product MEENKIIKHCKVVIIGGSAGSLQALLNILPFVENPVSFAIVIVVHRKNSDEQTLEDLIALRSKVNVKEVEDKVKLKTGFIYIAPSNYHLLFEKDETLSLDTSEKINYSRPSIDVSFESAAEIYGSELIGILLSGSNSDGTVGIKAIKQAGGTTVVQNPLSAEMSFMPNNAILHTSPDFILKTEEILEFIKEINQETA
- a CDS encoding porin family protein, encoding MKKGLFIFLALFFMNQAKSQVLISLIFGDKLNSPFLEFGLEGGINLSDISNLESSGMNPGFNLGFYFDIRSKKNPAWMINTGVIVKSPMGARHIPVYSLDDENLDNTFEGGTVNREIRYFNVPILIKYQFKNRIYVKTGPQLGLLASAFDEFTNEINKNDVTYKKKIRDEIRVIDAGIALGTGYHMNVGNGLNITIQYYYGLVPVMKGDGPNVYNRSLYLTAGIPIGKGKAAQRRAEKDAEMNKVILPEDEK